TCGATCCCAAGCATCCAGACTGGAAAGTGCCGGCTAAGCTACGAGCCAATGCGCGCGCGCTGAGGCGCAACTCAACCGACGCCGAGCGTATCCTCTGGTCGGAGCTCCGCGCAGGCCAATTGAGCGGCATGGTTTTCCGCCGCCAAGTGCCGATCGAGCGCTACGTCGCCGATTTCATCTGCCATGCGGCCAAGCTCGTCATCGAACTCGATGGCGGCCAACACTTCTCGGACGAAGGCGAGCGCGCCGATGCGCGTCGCTC
This portion of the Bradyrhizobium diazoefficiens genome encodes:
- a CDS encoding endonuclease domain-containing protein, which codes for MVDPKHPDWKVPAKLRANARALRRNSTDAERILWSELRAGQLSGMVFRRQVPIERYVADFICHAAKLVIELDGGQHFSDEGERADARRSAAIEAKGFKVLRFSNRDVMTNRGGVLETIATAVAERAPTPALPRKREREQTVSVEKKQP